CGGACTTGTAGAGGGCGGATGGTCAAGCCAGGACAGGCACAACACCGCGGTCAGCAGGTTGAAGAAGCCATAGTTGCCCGTGGCGGCGATCAGGAGCTGGAGCGCCAGGAGGAACCACACTCCGGGCTTCCGCAGCCGGCGTGAGAAGACAAGCCACGGGACGACCAGCTCCACCCCGAACATGATGAGGACCGACAGCTGGTGAAACCAGTCCGGTAGATGGTGGACGTACCAACTCGCGGCGACCGGCAGCGGCTGGGTGAAGTAGTGGACATCGAGCGCGGTCAGTCGCCACCAGGTCGGGTCGAGACTGAGCAGCTTGACCGCGCCGGACAGGAACATCAGCTTGACCACCAGCAGCCGGAAGAGCCACATCCCCGGTCGGGCCGCCGCCGGGTCCGGCGCCACCTGGAATGCGGCGCGGACGGTCGCTGCGACTGGCCGCCGTATGGCGCCGGCCGGAGCGTCGGCGGGTCCCCGGAACGGCAAGCCCAGAGGCGCCAGCACGACGGCGCACAGGGTCGCCTCCAGCAGCAGCGTGTCCCACTGGAACGCGAGAAAGGTCTGGCCGCCCCAGACCAGCGACAGGTAGCAGATCCAGAGCGCGGCGAAGACCGGCGCGGTCACCATGCCGGCGATCGCGAGCAGGGACAGTAGGACACCGGCCGCGCAGAGCGCGTGGAGTGCACCGTCGCCGGCACCGAACCAGAGCAGGGACGGGACGTTGACGAACCGTTCGAATGCCCCGGCGCCGAGCACCCGTTCGAGGTAGGCGAAGAAGTCCCGTGCCGGGAGGATGCCCCGCGATCCGATCAGGCCGTCGATCTGGACCCACAGGGAAACGAAGGCAACCAGGTGAACGCCGGCCAGGAGTCGCAGAAGCAGTCGCGGCACGACGCCTATCCTGCCTGAGGCGGTGGCATACTGCGGCGCCTGACGACGAACCGATCCGGCGAGGGATAAGCGCGATGGAGATGGAGACCTTCGATCTCGAGCGGCAACAGTCGCTCTGGGAACATCGCGTCGACATCAACCTGAGCGAGAGTGGCGTCGAACCGCTGACGCTGGCCGGCCTGGCGGCGCTGGGGCTCGATCTGGACGGACTGCACTCGATGCCGCTCGAGTACATCCAGTCGAACGGCACGCCGGAACTGCGCGCGCAGCTCGCCGGGCACTACGCGGGGGCGGCGATCGAGAATCTGCTGGTGACCACCGGCTCGGCCGAGGCGAACTACGTGGCCGTGCAGGTGCTGGTCGCACCGGGCGACGAAGTGGTAGCGATCGTGCCGAACTACCTGCAGGTAGGTCTGACGGCCCGTGGTCTCGGGGCGGTGGTGCGAGACATACCGCTGCTCCCCGGCGCCGACGAATCGACCTGGTCGCTCGACTGGGACGCGTTCGATGACGCGGTGGGCGAGCGGACGAAGCTCATCTATCTGAGTCATCCGAACAACCCGACCGGCCACGTGTTCACGCCTTCGGAACTCGACCGGATCGCCGCCGCGGCCGAGCGGGTCGGCGCCTGGGTGCTTTCGGACGAGGTGTACCGCGGCGCCGTGCACGATCTTCTGCCCGGAGAGGAGGCCCCCGGCATGTGGGGGAGAGGTGAGCGCGTCGTCGTGGTTTCGAGCCTGTCCAAGTCGTACGGTCTGCCGGGCGCCCGTCTGGGCTGGATGGTCGGTCCGCCCGAGTTCGTCGAGCGCTGCTGGGCGAGGCGGGACTTCACGACGATCGCCCCCGCGGCGCTTTCCGACCCGATCGCACGGTTCGCGACCGAGCCGTCGAACCAGGAACGGCTGTTCGAACGGGCGCGGCGGATGATGCGCACCAACCGTGCGACCTTCCGCGACTGGACCGGCCGGCAGAACGGCGCCATCGGCTATCGCGAGCCGCGGGCCGGCGCCTACGGCTTCGTGCCGCTGCTGGAGGACGGCCGTCCGGCCGACTGCGTCGCCTTCACCGAACGGCTCCGGCTGAACCGCAGTGTTCTGCTGGTCGCGGGCCGCTGGGCCGGAATGCCCGGCTACCTCCGCTTCGGTCTGGGTGTCGAGCCGGAGGCCTTCGAAGAGGGCCTGCGCCGGGTGGAGCTGGAGCTCCGGGACGCCAGGGTCGCTTCGTGAGCAGTAACCGGCTTCGACGCGCCGTCCACTTCGTTCCGGGGGGCAACGAGCGCATGCTGGCCAAGTCCCTGGGGCTCGAGGCCGACACGCTGATTCTCGATCTCGAGGACGCGGTGACGCCGGATCGCAAGGTTGAGGTGCGCCGCGAAGTGGCCGGCTGGCTCGAAGCGACCGATTTCGGCGGCAAGGAGCGGGCAGTACGGGTCAACGACCTGATGACGCCCTGGGGCCGGGAGGACGTCGAGGTCACGATGGAGCACCCGCCCGACGCCTACGTCGTACCGAAAGTGAGCGGCGTCGATGACGTGCTGCGAGTCGATCGGCTGGTCGCCCAACTCGAGATGGCCCACGGCCACGACCTGGGCGACATCGCGCTGATCCTGATCGCTACCGAGACGGCCGGCGGTGCGCTGAACCTCGCTCACCTGACCGCCACCAACCGTGTTTCGGCCCTGACCTGGGGCGCCGAGGACCTTTCCGTCTCGATCGGCGCGAGCCGGCGCCGGGACGAGCGCGGCGAGTACCTGGACGTGTTCCGCTACTGCCGGTCGATGACCCTGCTGGCCGCCCGTGCCGGCGGCGCCCAGCCGATCGACAGCGTGTTCACCGACATCGGCGACCTGGACGCCCTGCGTCTTGACTGCCAGCGGGCGGCGTGGATGGGCTTCGAGGGCAAGATGACGATTCATCCGAACCAGATCCCGATCGTCAACGAAGTCTTCACGCCAAGCGAGGCCGAGATCGCTTCCGCCGCCGCGCTGGTGGCGGCGTTCGCCGAGAATCAGGCCCAGGGACGAATGGCCTTCCGTCACGAAGGCCAGATGGTCGACGCTCCGCACCTGCACCGCGCGGAGCGAGTGCTCGATCGCGCCCGCCAGGCCGGCGCGATCGAGTAGGGCGGCGCCCTGTCGCGCACCGCGGTGTCGACGAGCGCTGGAGGCGTAGTACGATCCGGCCCTCAACTCTCAACCAGAGGAGCCTTGACGTGAGTGCAACCGAAACCCGCATCCAGGAACTCGCCCGCCAACACCTCGACATCGGAAGAGACCTGGATCTCGATGCCGGTTTGCTTTCTTCCGACATCTCGTCGCTCGACGCAGTGGCCTTCGTGAAGAAGGTCGGGGAGGCGTTCGGCGTTGAGGTGCCCCCCGAGGAGGTTGCGAACTGGAAGAACCTGCGGGACTTCGCCGCGTTTCTCGATTCCGGCGCCAGTTGAGCGCCGCCGGCGGAGGGGCCTGCCTCGATCCTCGGTTCTAGGCGGG
This portion of the Acidobacteriota bacterium genome encodes:
- a CDS encoding acyl carrier protein yields the protein MSATETRIQELARQHLDIGRDLDLDAGLLSSDISSLDAVAFVKKVGEAFGVEVPPEEVANWKNLRDFAAFLDSGAS
- a CDS encoding lipase maturation factor family protein, whose amino-acid sequence is MPRLLLRLLAGVHLVAFVSLWVQIDGLIGSRGILPARDFFAYLERVLGAGAFERFVNVPSLLWFGAGDGALHALCAAGVLLSLLAIAGMVTAPVFAALWICYLSLVWGGQTFLAFQWDTLLLEATLCAVVLAPLGLPFRGPADAPAGAIRRPVAATVRAAFQVAPDPAAARPGMWLFRLLVVKLMFLSGAVKLLSLDPTWWRLTALDVHYFTQPLPVAASWYVHHLPDWFHQLSVLIMFGVELVVPWLVFSRRLRKPGVWFLLALQLLIAATGNYGFFNLLTAVLCLSWLDHPPSTSPLRQGRPSAMSTADPHLLARLAGTPIRWLVAATVLLLSLSVTARELTRSLPRGPDTPPTTVRLADLVDRVLVDPAAPLLRAMAPFRSINGYGLFRAMTTSRPEIVVETSVDGATWTELAFRFKPGDLERQPRAAFPHMPRLDWQMWFAALDPAGAEWLGSFVERLFEGEPAVLRLLGEASRQTEPPRYVRLRLYDYRFSEPGTGAEWWRREFLYDLGSAAR
- a CDS encoding CoA ester lyase, whose amino-acid sequence is MSSNRLRRAVHFVPGGNERMLAKSLGLEADTLILDLEDAVTPDRKVEVRREVAGWLEATDFGGKERAVRVNDLMTPWGREDVEVTMEHPPDAYVVPKVSGVDDVLRVDRLVAQLEMAHGHDLGDIALILIATETAGGALNLAHLTATNRVSALTWGAEDLSVSIGASRRRDERGEYLDVFRYCRSMTLLAARAGGAQPIDSVFTDIGDLDALRLDCQRAAWMGFEGKMTIHPNQIPIVNEVFTPSEAEIASAAALVAAFAENQAQGRMAFRHEGQMVDAPHLHRAERVLDRARQAGAIE
- a CDS encoding aminotransferase class I/II-fold pyridoxal phosphate-dependent enzyme; the protein is MEMETFDLERQQSLWEHRVDINLSESGVEPLTLAGLAALGLDLDGLHSMPLEYIQSNGTPELRAQLAGHYAGAAIENLLVTTGSAEANYVAVQVLVAPGDEVVAIVPNYLQVGLTARGLGAVVRDIPLLPGADESTWSLDWDAFDDAVGERTKLIYLSHPNNPTGHVFTPSELDRIAAAAERVGAWVLSDEVYRGAVHDLLPGEEAPGMWGRGERVVVVSSLSKSYGLPGARLGWMVGPPEFVERCWARRDFTTIAPAALSDPIARFATEPSNQERLFERARRMMRTNRATFRDWTGRQNGAIGYREPRAGAYGFVPLLEDGRPADCVAFTERLRLNRSVLLVAGRWAGMPGYLRFGLGVEPEAFEEGLRRVELELRDARVAS